The Planococcus liqunii genome includes a region encoding these proteins:
- a CDS encoding response regulator transcription factor, protein MTERILIVEDEKSIARVLELELTYEGYQTGVAHTGSEGLIQFRENEWDLILLDLMLPEIHGLDVLKRIRTSNPAIPVILLTAKNDVKDKVAGLDLGANDYVTKPFEIEELLARIRACLRQSTGSGNSEVCRFEQLELNETTREVTRSGRSVELTPREFDLLLYLMQHPQQVLSREQVLNAVWGYDYYGDTNVIDVYIRYLRKKIDAGEPSTYIQTVRGVGYVLKEHVHEAKK, encoded by the coding sequence ATGACAGAGCGTATTCTGATAGTGGAAGATGAAAAAAGCATAGCACGCGTGTTGGAACTGGAACTTACATATGAAGGCTATCAAACAGGAGTGGCTCATACAGGTTCGGAAGGGCTGATTCAATTCCGCGAAAACGAATGGGATTTGATCTTGCTTGATTTGATGCTGCCTGAAATCCATGGGTTGGATGTGCTAAAACGCATTCGTACTTCAAATCCAGCCATTCCGGTTATTTTGCTGACAGCGAAAAACGATGTGAAAGACAAAGTGGCGGGCCTTGATTTGGGCGCTAATGATTACGTAACAAAACCATTTGAAATTGAAGAGCTGCTTGCCCGCATCCGTGCATGCCTGCGGCAGTCGACAGGGAGCGGGAATTCCGAAGTTTGCCGCTTTGAACAGCTGGAATTGAACGAAACGACGCGTGAGGTCACCCGCAGCGGACGCTCGGTTGAACTGACGCCGCGCGAATTTGATTTGCTGCTGTATTTGATGCAGCATCCGCAGCAAGTGTTGAGCCGCGAACAAGTGTTGAATGCTGTTTGGGGCTACGACTATTACGGGGATACCAATGTCATCGATGTCTACATCCGCTATTTGCGGAAAAAAATCGATGCAGGTGAGCCCTCCACTTATATCCAGACGGTTCGGGGCGTAGGTTATGTCCTGAAGGAGCATGTCCATGAAGCTAAAAAATAA
- a CDS encoding aldehyde dehydrogenase, whose amino-acid sequence MEVTALTVEQMINEQRDFFYTGATKSVSFRKAQLERLKQAIKAHENEILHALKLDLGKSEFEAYATEVGFILDSIGYMSKHLDNWMEPEQVKTPLHLQPAKSFVIREPYGSVLIIGPFNYPFQLIMEPLIGAIVGGNCAVVKPSETTPNVTKVTRTIIEEAFPSYYIRVVEGEREEVTALIHASFDYIFFTGSVNVGKVIMKAASERLTPITLELGGKSPAIVDQTANLDLAVKRIAWGKLMNTGQTCVAPDYVCVHESVKEEFMKKLIKTIRSFYGKDALKSPDYGRIVSVQHFDRLAEIIKKEAANIVAGGGMDRNERYIEPVVLDNINWDSPSMEEELFGPILPVITYNDLPALLRQIRKLPKPLSAYMFSENERAINFFLEELPFGGGCINDTVSHVGSVYLPFGGVGTSGVNSYHGKASFETFTHAKSILKKSTKLSTNVLFPPYGNKVNMVRTLLK is encoded by the coding sequence ATGGAAGTTACTGCATTGACGGTCGAACAAATGATTAACGAACAGCGTGATTTCTTTTACACAGGCGCCACTAAAAGCGTCAGTTTCCGGAAAGCGCAGCTCGAGCGGCTGAAGCAAGCCATAAAAGCTCACGAAAATGAAATTCTTCACGCCTTGAAATTGGATTTAGGAAAAAGCGAGTTTGAAGCTTATGCGACCGAAGTGGGATTTATCCTGGACAGCATCGGCTATATGTCGAAGCATTTGGACAACTGGATGGAGCCGGAACAAGTAAAGACGCCGCTTCATTTGCAGCCTGCCAAAAGTTTTGTCATTCGGGAACCGTACGGCTCTGTGCTCATCATCGGGCCATTCAACTATCCGTTCCAATTGATCATGGAACCGTTGATCGGGGCAATTGTCGGAGGGAACTGTGCAGTGGTCAAACCGTCCGAAACTACGCCGAACGTAACGAAAGTGACGCGCACCATCATTGAAGAAGCATTCCCTTCCTACTATATTCGAGTGGTTGAAGGCGAGCGGGAAGAAGTGACGGCACTTATCCATGCATCTTTTGATTATATTTTCTTCACTGGCAGCGTCAATGTCGGAAAAGTGATCATGAAGGCTGCGTCGGAACGCCTGACGCCGATCACGCTGGAACTTGGCGGGAAAAGCCCGGCTATCGTCGACCAGACGGCTAATCTTGACTTGGCGGTAAAACGCATTGCTTGGGGCAAATTGATGAATACCGGCCAGACCTGTGTGGCGCCGGATTATGTCTGCGTCCATGAATCGGTTAAAGAAGAGTTCATGAAAAAGTTGATCAAGACTATCCGGAGTTTCTACGGAAAAGACGCACTGAAAAGTCCGGACTACGGACGAATTGTTTCCGTTCAGCATTTCGACCGGCTCGCTGAGATCATCAAAAAAGAAGCGGCAAATATTGTGGCTGGCGGCGGGATGGACCGCAATGAGCGTTATATTGAACCGGTTGTACTCGACAATATCAACTGGGACAGCCCGTCGATGGAAGAGGAATTATTCGGGCCGATTTTGCCGGTCATCACATACAATGACCTGCCTGCACTGCTGCGCCAAATCCGCAAATTGCCAAAGCCGCTTTCCGCTTATATGTTCTCTGAAAATGAGCGGGCAATTAATTTCTTCCTGGAAGAATTGCCATTTGGCGGCGGCTGCATCAACGATACGGTGTCCCATGTCGGCAGCGTCTACCTGCCTTTTGGCGGAGTAGGTACTTCGGGCGTTAATTCCTACCACGGAAAAGCGAGTTTTGAAACTTTCACACATGCAAAATCCATCTTGAAAAAATCGACCAAACTGTCGACCAATGTCCTGTTTCCGCCTTATGGAAACAAAGTGAATATGGTTAGGACCTTATTGAAATAA